A genomic segment from Synchiropus splendidus isolate RoL2022-P1 chromosome 18, RoL_Sspl_1.0, whole genome shotgun sequence encodes:
- the slc9a8 gene encoding sodium/hydrogen exchanger 8: MKLSSCTTLLLYSLLFWGLCASESENPATQPEREDGGEEPNHRASSTQDLDSGRDLNNLQKDGLKANDTESYSNESSHSTIPTTKPTTAAHPTPKPILPLHTGVKAQEEEQSSGLTIFFSLLVIGICIILVHLLIKFKLHFLPESVAVVSLGILMGGFIKLIEFQQLANWKEEEMFRPNMFFLLLLPPIIFESGYSLHKGNFFQNIGSITLFAVIGTVFSAFIVGGGIYFLGQVDVIYKMTMTDSFAFGSLISAVDPVATIAIFNALNVDPVLNMLVFGESILNDAVSIVLTNTAEGFFSQSDATTSGWETFLQALSYFLQMFFGSSALGTLTGLISALFLKHFDLRKTPSLEFGMMIIFAYLPYGLAEGLKLSGIMSILFAAIVMSHYTHHNLSPVTQILMQQTLRTVAFMCETCVFAFLGLSIFSFPHKLEISFVLWCIFLVLLGRAVNIFPLSFLLNFFRDHKITPKMMFIMWFSGLRGAIAYALSLHLGLEPIEKRQLIGTTTIIIVLFTTLLFGGGTMPLIRLMDIEDSQSRRKNKKDVNLSKTQKMGNTIESEHLSELTEEEYEAQIYQRQDLKGFLWLDAKYLNPFFTRRLTQEDLLHGRIQMKTLTNKWYEEVRQGPSGSEDEDDEAELL; the protein is encoded by the exons ATGAAACTATCTTCGTGTACAACGTTGCTGCTGTATTCTCTTCTGTTTTGGGGTCTCTGTGCGTCAGAAAGTGAAAACCCGGCAACCCAACCGGAGAGagaagacggaggagaggagccAAACCACCGAGCATCTTCGACCCAGGATCTAGATTCTGGACGTGACTTAAACAATCTACAGAAGGATGGCCT CAAGGCCAATGACACAGAGAGCTACTCCAATGAATCCAGTCACTCCACCATCCCCACAACAAAGCCGACGACTGCTGCCCACCCGACCCCCAAGCCCATTCTGCCCCTGCACACGGGTGTCAAGGCACAAGAAGAAGAGCAGTCCAGCGGGTTGACTATATTTTTTAGTCTGCTTGTTATTG GTATCTGCATTATTTTAGTGCACTTGCTCATCAAGTTCAAACTGCATTTTCTCCCCGAGAGTGTTGCTGTTGTGTCCCTTG GAATTCTAATGGGAGGCTTTATAAAGCTTATTGAGTTCCAGCAACTGGCCAACTGGAAG gaagaggaaatgtTCCGGCCAAACATGTTTTTCCTACTCCTGCTGCCACCAATTATCTTTGAATCTGGATACTCTTTGCACAAG GGTAACTTCTTCCAGAATATCGGCTCCATCACCCTCTTTGCTGTGATTGGAACCGTCTTCTCAGCCTTTATCGTTGGGGGAGGAATATATTTTCTTGGACAG GTGGATGTTATCTATAAGATGACTATGACAGATAG CTTCGCCTTTGGTTCCCTCATCTCTGCTGTGGATCCCGTGGCAACCATTGCCATCTTCAACGCTCTCAACGTGGACCCGGTCCTGAACATGTTGGTGTTTGGCGAGAGCATCCTCAATGACGCAGTCTCCATCGTCCTCACTAA CACAGCGGAGGGTTTCTTTTCTCAGTCTGACGCCACCACATCTGGCTGGGAGACTTTTTTGCAGGCGTTAAGCTACTTCCTGCAAATGTTCTTCGGGTCCTCCGCCCTGGGAACTCTAACGGGACTCATCTCTGCCCTT TTTCTGAAGCACTTTGACTTGAGGAAGACGCCCTCGCTGGAGTTTGGGATGATGATCATCTTTGCCTACCTGCCGTATGGGCTGGCGGAGGGTTTGAAACTCTCGG GAATTATGTCGATCCTGTTTGCTGCGATTGTCATGTCGCACTACACGCATCACAACCTGTCGCCAGTCACCCAAATCCTCATGCAGCAGACCCTGCGGACAGTGGCCTTCATGTGCG AGACCTGCGTGTTCGCCTTCCTCGGACTCTCCATCTTTAGCTTCCCTCATAAACTGGAAATATCGTTCGTCCTTTGGTGCATC TTCCTGGTTCTTCTGGGACGTGCTGTGAATATCTTCCCCCTCTCCTTCCTGCTCAACTTCTTCAGAGACCACAAGATCACGCCCAAGATGATGTTCATCATGTGGTTCAGTG GTCTACGGGGTGCCATCGCGTACGCCTTGAGCCTGCATCTCGGACTGGAGCCCATCGAGAAGAGGCAACTTATTGggaccaccaccatcatcatcgtcctctTCACCACGCTCCTCTTTGGCGGGGGCACGATGCCGCTCATCCGCCTCATGGACATCGAGGACAGCCAGTCGCGGCGGAAAAACAAGAAGGACGTCAATCTTAGCAAGACGCAGAAAATG GGAAACACCATTGAGTCAGAGCACCTGTCGGAGCTCACAGAGGAGGAATATGAAGCTCAAATATACCAAAGACAGGATCTCAAAGGGTTTTTGTGGCTTGATGCAAAATATCTGAACCCGTTCTTCACACGCAGGCTCACGCAGGAG GACCTGCTGCACGGACGGATCCAGATGAAGACTCTCACCAATAAGTGGTACGAGGAAGTTCGCCAGGGTCCTTCCGGctctgaggatgaagatgacgaAGCTGAGCTTTTGTGA